A stretch of DNA from Spirosoma endbachense:
GTCGGCAAGCTGGGGCAGGCGGGATTTATCGAGTTTACGAAGATCGTCAGGCGTATTGATGGTGGCCAGAAGACTGCCAGGGGTAATCAGCATGGTAGGTAGCAGAAAAGCGTCTGTATCACAATAACAAACGTATAGAATGCAATGTTTCCTTCGGCGGTTGACCCGGTAATTCAGGGAGCGAAGGTAATTTATTTTTATTAGATTTATAAATAATCTAAGCCCCCGGTCGCCTGAACATATACGCAGACGGTGGGAGCTTAGATTTTGAAAAGATTCAGGTTTGCTGATAGCTATCTTTCGACCTAAACTATATTCGTTAAATCATAAACTGAATCTCAATTTACAGTTTTTGATTCAGGCTTACTTTGCTACTGGAACAGGCTAAAATTTAGTAACCGGTGAAATTAATTCCGCTGGCTGGCTCTGAATAGCTTTTGTTTCTCTTCGCGGGTTAGGCTTTCATAACCCGATCGAGAAATTTTATCCAGGATCATATCTACTTCATCCTGGTCGGGTGTTGAAATAGCTGTTGCCGATGTGCTGGTCGATGCATAAACACTACCCTGTGCACTGGCGCTGCTACGCTGCCGATAGGACACCTTCACGGCCGGTTTTGGTTTAAACAAATTGCTCCATCCATCGACTAACCAGTAAATAGGACGACCCAGATCAGTACCATTCTGAAGCAGTTTCACGTAGAAAAAGCCCATTAAGGCTCCGCCCAGGTGAGCAATATTACCACCCGCATTTGGTCCTACCGATTGCGCAAACGATAAAACGACGAAGAAGAAAACGATATATTTAATCCGGACAGGTCCGAAGAAAAGCAGGTGAAATGTGTAGTTAGGCAGCAGGGTGGCGGCACCAACCGCTACAGACAAAGCCGCAGCCGACGCACCCAGCATTTGTGATCCAGCCAGTTGGTTCTGAAAATAAGGCACCAGATTATACATAGCCAGATAAAACAGCCCACCAGCAATGCCCCCCATAATGTACAGCCCTACTAACCGACGGCTACCTAAATATTCGTCGATTAACCGGCCAAACCAGTATAGAAACAGCATATTGAAAAGAATATGGAAAATCTCTTCATGTGCGAAAATATGGGTCATCAACGTCCAGGGCCTATGGAGGAACCCAGTGATCGAGGCCGGAATAGCCAGATTATCAATGACAAGACCATAAATAGTTGTCGCACTCAGCAAATGCGACGCTACATATAAGGTGACCACGGCCAGATACACGACTGTATTGACCAGTATCAATTGCACCAACGTGTTGTTGGGCTTGCTGAATTCGCTCCGAAAGTCATCGAACAACCCGCTCATCACTAATAAAAAGTTTTCCGCTGTGAATTCCAGTATTTCACTAATATAAATGCAAACAACATGCCGCCAATATGAGCAAAATGGGCTACGTTGTCAGCTTGCGCCCGATAGACGCCGGAGTAGATTTCGTAGGCCCCGTAAAATATAACGAGGTACTTTGCTTTAATCGGTATAGGTGGAAACAATAAAAATAACTGAGTGTTCGGAAACAATAAACCAAATGCCATAATCACGCCAAAAATCGCGCCCGATGCACCTACCATCGGCTCGTTGACCTGATTCGTAAAAATCTGGTTCACAATAGCCAGGCTGTCCTGAATATTTTTAGAATCGTGTGGATAACTCTTGAATTTCTCAATAAACGGCACTAACCGATCATAATAGGAACTGGCATGTTGATCTACAAACGCCGAAAACGCGTCGAAACCAGGACTATGCTGGTAATTCTGAACGGTTTCATATACGCTTTGCATCTCAAAATAGTTTACTCCTGAAAACAAAAATGCGGCTCCCAGCCCCGTAAAAAAGTAAAAGAACGTAAACCGACGCGGTCCCCAGAATTGTTCAAGCATTGGGCCAAATACAATTAACCCAATCATATTACTAAACAAATGGCCAAAACCACCATGTAAAAACATGTGGGTAAGCAACTGAATCGGATTAAACTGCTCAGACAGAAACGAATGCAACCCAAATTGCTCAATTACACTGTCATTTGTAACAAAAAAAACCAATACGTTGAGAATCAGTATAACTCGAACAACTGGGGTAAAAGAAAACATCGCTTCAGATTTTACAATTTACTTCTTTAACTGATTTCTTATCGAAAAAGTCCCGCAATTTTATCTAACGATAATATCGTCGTAACCGGTTCGCCAGTTGGTGTATAACTAGGGTTCGATGAAGCAAACAATTGACCGACAAGTGCCTTCCGTTCGGTCAGGCTCAATCGGGTAATATGACGCTGAGACGACCGCCGGGCCAGCGACCTCGCCATCGACTCCGCCCGGTCTAATTTTAACCGTCCGGTATCGGCACGAAGCTGAGCCAGAAGATTCGCAAACAGTTCCTCTTCGTTTTCTCCGGTTGTCAGTGTCGGCACGCCCCGAATCACAAAGGTATTCTGCCCCAATTCGTCGAACTGAAAACCAAGATTAATCAGATCATCACGCAAATCTAGCGCCAGTTGGAAGTCTACCGGTGTAAGTGTAACTGTTTTTGGAAAAAGTAATTGCTGTGATACACCATTTCGTTTAGTCAGCGCAGCATGAAACTGATCATACAATACTCGCTCATAGGCTCTACGCTGGTCAATTAGCATCACTCCAGACTTGATCGTAGCTAAAAGGTAACGGTTCTGAATCTGAACAATATTTTCGT
This window harbors:
- a CDS encoding rhomboid family intramembrane serine protease, producing MFSFTPVVRVILILNVLVFFVTNDSVIEQFGLHSFLSEQFNPIQLLTHMFLHGGFGHLFSNMIGLIVFGPMLEQFWGPRRFTFFYFFTGLGAAFLFSGVNYFEMQSVYETVQNYQHSPGFDAFSAFVDQHASSYYDRLVPFIEKFKSYPHDSKNIQDSLAIVNQIFTNQVNEPMVGASGAIFGVIMAFGLLFPNTQLFLLFPPIPIKAKYLVIFYGAYEIYSGVYRAQADNVAHFAHIGGMLFAFILVKYWNSQRKTFY
- a CDS encoding rhomboid family intramembrane serine protease — encoded protein: MSGLFDDFRSEFSKPNNTLVQLILVNTVVYLAVVTLYVASHLLSATTIYGLVIDNLAIPASITGFLHRPWTLMTHIFAHEEIFHILFNMLFLYWFGRLIDEYLGSRRLVGLYIMGGIAGGLFYLAMYNLVPYFQNQLAGSQMLGASAAALSVAVGAATLLPNYTFHLLFFGPVRIKYIVFFFVVLSFAQSVGPNAGGNIAHLGGALMGFFYVKLLQNGTDLGRPIYWLVDGWSNLFKPKPAVKVSYRQRSSASAQGSVYASTSTSATAISTPDQDEVDMILDKISRSGYESLTREEKQKLFRASQRN